The Humulus lupulus chromosome 3, drHumLupu1.1, whole genome shotgun sequence genome window below encodes:
- the LOC133822210 gene encoding pentatricopeptide repeat-containing protein At1g13040, mitochondrial has product MIHSLGAHRLLYRSRIAYCVKVGLIDQAVQVFDEMTQAQCRVFSIDYNRFIGVLARHSRLDLAEHYYNKMVPQGFSLNPFTYSRLISALCVIKNFFLIEKLLEDMDKLGYVPDIWAFNIYLNVLCGDNQVDFALKVFHCMVQKGREPDSVTYTILIDGLCKARKFDAAVGVWRSMISTGLTPDCIACTALVIGLCDGGKVDLAYELSIGEFKDRVEFNRLIYNSLISGFCRVGRIDKAQAIKDFMKTNGCEPDLVTYNVLLNYCCDGLMLEEAEKLMKKMESDGMKPDSYSYNQLLKGLCKANRPEKAYLLMISRMETKMLCNVVSYNTIIGAFCKARLTRRAYKLFQEMSQKGIEPDVVTFTILIKAFLNEGSSDVAKLLLDELMRMGLSLDCIFYTAIVDQLCKAKKIEMALSVFSDMVERGVTLDVISYNALINGLCKASRVSEAMCLYNEMQTKGFSPDEVTFKLIIGGLIREKKLHEACSVWDQMMEKGFTLGTAVSETLINAINSRDGE; this is encoded by the coding sequence ATGATTCACAGTCTTGGCGCCCACCGCCTCTTATACCGTTCTCGCATAGCCTACTGTGTCAAAGTTGGTCTCATCGATCAAGCCGTCCAAGTGTTCGACGAAATGACTCAAGCACAATGCCGAGTTTTTAGCATAGATTATAATCGATTCATTGGTGTCTTGGCCCGCCATTCCCGTCTCGATTTAGCTGAGCATTATTATAACAAAATGGTTCCTCAGGGTTTTTCTCTAAACCCCTTTACTTACTCTAGGCTCATTTCAGCTCTTTGTGTGATTAAGAATTTTTTTCTTATTGAGAAACTTTTGGAAGACATGGATAAGCTTGGTTATGTCCCTGATATTTGGGCCTTTAATATATACTTGAATGTTTTGTGTGGAGATAACCAGGTGGACTTCGCATTGAAAGTTTTCCATTGTATGGTTCAGAAGGGTAGAGAGCCTGACAGTGTTACGTATACTATACTCATTGATGGGTTGTGTAAAGCTAGGAAATTTGATGCTGCTGTGGGAGTTTGGCGTAGTATGATAAGCACAGGGCTCACCCCTGATTGTATTGCTTGTACGGCTCTTGTCATTGGTTTGTGTGATGGTGGGAAGGTTGATTTGGCTTATGAACTTAGTATTGGTGAATTCAAAGATCGAGTTGAGTTCAACCGTTTGATATATAATTCACTAATTAGTGGGTTTTGTCGAGTTGGTAGGATTGATAAGGCTCAGGCAATCAAAGATTTTATGAAGACAAATGGGTGTGAGCCAGATTTGGTTACTTATAATGTGTTGTTGAATTATTGTTGTGATGGGTTAATGTTAGAGGAGGCtgagaaattgatgaagaaaatGGAGAGTGATGGAATGAAACCTGATTCTTATAGCTATAACCAGCTTCTCAAAGGTCTTTGCAAAGCTAATCGACCAGAAAAGGCTTATTTGCTTATGATTAGTAGGATGGAGACGAAAATGTTGTGTAATGTTGTTTCGTATAATACTATTATTGGAGCGTTTTGCAAGGCTCGTCTTACTAGAAGGGCATACAAGCTTTTTCAGGAAATGAGCCAGAAGGGAATTGAACCGGATGTTGTAACATTCACAATTCTTATAAAAGCATTTCTTAACGAAGGTAGTTCTGATGTAGCCAAATTGCTTCTTGATGAGTTGATGAGAATGGGTCTCTCACTAGATTGCATATTTTACACTGCCATAGTTGATCAGCTATGCAAGGCAAAGAAGATTGAGATGGCTCTTAGTGTTTTCAGTGACATGGTTGAAAGAGGAGTCACTCTTGATGTGATTTCATACAATGCCCTTATAAATGGGCTTTGCAAAGCTTCTAGAGTGAGTGAAGCTATGTGTCTATACAATGAAATGCAAACTAAAGGATTCAGTCCAGATGAAGTGACTTTCAAATTGATAATAGGGGGCCTCATTCGGGAAAAGAAGCTTCATGAGGCATGTAGTGTATGGGATCAGATGATGGAGAAGGGCTTTACTCTTGGAACAGCTGTTTCTGAGACTCTAATTAATGCTATTAATTCAAGGGATGGTGAGTGA
- the LOC133820948 gene encoding NDR1/HIN1-like protein 13 → MRPHNETNPHFARHSQPQLPGQGLDHHDHDPTTPPTTPRGHRKHHGHRGHHRDRTSPQPDHHRHRHHQHGHHRDSRPHHRDSEVVPPVPIPGPSHDNQPHQPFHQYDDRDHRPLRPRAELPSPQYQFQHPHEPSLDHPKPPPPASTSTVPHEVGREPNVWENWRRRPLQESNDMQMPTPRKTSSLAWLLAFLCAIFWVAIILGGLAVLIVYLIFRPRSPRFDVSAATLNAAYLDMGYLLNADLTFLANFTNPNRKVDIHYSYMYIELYYGRSLIATQSMEPFSAPKAQTKLLGLHAVTSQVRLSELEIQRFKRQMMNNGVMFEVKGFFRARSSFGGLLRYSYWLHGRCTIMVTRPPNGVMVAKKCKSKH, encoded by the coding sequence ATGAGGCCACACAATGAAACCAACCCCCATTTTGCCAGACATTCGCAACCGCAGTTACCAGGGCAAGGGCTAGATCATCATGACCACGACCCCACTACACCACCAACCACTCCACGGGGGCAccggaagcaccatggccaccggGGGCACCACCGTGATAGAACTTCCCCTCAACCAGATCATCATCGTCATCGTCATCATCAGCACGGCCACCATAGAGATTCCCGGCCACATCATCGCGATTCAGAAGTAGTACCGCCGGTCCCAATACCAGGCCCTAGTCACGACAACCAACCCCACCAACCGTTCCATCAATACGACGACCGAGACCACCGACCGCTGCGTCCCCGGGCTGAACTACCATCGCCTCAATATCAGTTTCAGCATCCTCATGAACCCAGCCTAGACCATCCCAAGCCGCCGCCACCAGCCTCAACGTCGACGGTGCCGCATGAAGTGGGCCGAGAACCAAATGTGTGGGAGAATTGGCGACGTCGGCCATTGCAGGAGAGTAATGATATGCAAATGCCGACTCCACGCAAGACCAGCTCCCTTGCATGGTTATTAGCATTCTTATGTGCAATCTTCTGGGTGGCCATAATCCTCGGAGGCTTAGCAGTTCTCATAGTCTACCTCATTTTCCGTCCTCGGAGTCCTCGGTTCGACGTGTCAGCAGCCACACTAAACGCAGCCTATCTCGACATGGGGTATCTACTCAATGCTGATCTAACTTTTCTCGCAAACTTCACAAATCCAAATAGGAAGGTGGACATTCACTACAGCTACATGTACATTGAGCTTTATTACGGAAGGAGCCTCATTGCAACTCAATCTATGGAACCTTTCTCCGCACCGAAGGCTCAGACTAAGTTGCTAGGCCTTCATGCAGTGACTAGTCAGGTTCGGCTTTCGGAGCTCGAAATACAGAGGTTCAAGAGGCAGATGATGAACAATGGAGTTATGTTCGAAGTGAAGGGGTTCTTCAGGGCACGATCTAGCTTTGGTGGTCTCTTACGTTACTCTTATTGGTTGCATGGTCGATGCACTATTATGGTGACCAGACCTCCTAATGGTGTCATGGTTGCAAAGAAATGCAAGTCAAAGCACTGA
- the LOC133823686 gene encoding uncharacterized protein LOC133823686 codes for MSQHVQEEEEQSQLELLRRHRVYSCTVCTALIFMTLAALSLLIFYLVLSHWGPRFGVVSTGTTLNKLSLEKGNLLNVNITLGTNFTNPNKKAAVDFKHIVVELYFGQTIIANNNVEPGLSAPKGGTQSVEVDMVASKVQLFELEIQRLKSQMLKDKVMFEVRGSFLAQSKLWRHLRYSYRMHGQCSLTMKKPTHGVLVSSKCKTKKIKSFV; via the coding sequence ATGAGTCAACATgtccaagaagaagaagagcagAGCCAACTCGAGCTCCTCCGCCGCCACAGGGTCTACTCCTGCACTGTCTGCACCGCCCTGATTTTCATGACTCTGGCAGCCTTATCACTTCTAATTTTCTACCTCGTTCTCAGTCACTGGGGTCCCAGGTTCGGGGTGGTGTCAACGGGCACTACACTCAACAAGCTAAGTCTCGAAAAGGGTAATCTTCTAAATGTTAATATCACTCTTGGTACCAATTTCACAAACCCAAACAAGAAGGCTGCTGTGGACTTCAAACACATCGTGGTCGAGCTTTATTTTGGGCAAACCATTATAGCTAACAATAATGTTGAGCCTGGTCTGTCTGCACCCAAGGGTGGGACTCAGTCCGTGGAGGTTGATATGGTGGCCAGTAAGGTCCAGCTTTTTGAGCTTGAAATCCAAAGGCTGAAGAGTCAGATGTTGAAGGATAAGGTGATGTTTGAAGTGAGAGGGAGTTTTTTGGCGCAAAGTAAGCTTTGGCGTCACCTACGTTACTCTTATAGAATGCATGGTCAATGTAGTCTTACTATGAAGAAACCAACTCATGGGGTCTTAGTTTCTAGCAaatgtaaaacaaaaaaaatcaagagTTTTGTTTAA
- the LOC133822212 gene encoding serine/threonine-protein kinase AFC2-like isoform X1, whose amino-acid sequence METDYLTEFPLAHIDRRPRKKARFAWDVSQSNAKAQSDLFCGQDVGNGTSFGPSRVLPDHPSLFVKGLTQKGSPPWREDDKDGHYMFALGENLTSRYKIHRKIGEGTFGQVLECWDRETKEMVAIKVVRSIKKYREAAMIEIDVLHLLAKYDRTGSRCVRIRNWFDYRNHICIVFEMLGPSLYDFLRKNNYRPFPVDLVRELGRQMLECVAFMHDMRLIHTDLKPENILFVSSEYVKVPDYKVTSRSPKEGIFHKRLPRSSAIKVIDFGSTAYEHQEHNYIVSTRHYRAPEVILGLGWNYPCDIWSVGCILVELCSGEALFQTHENLEHLAMMERVLGPIPQHMLKRADHHADKYVKKGRLDWPEGATSRESIKAVLKLPRLQNLIMQHVDHSAGELIDLLQGLLRYDPIHRLTAREALRHPFFTRDHYRRF is encoded by the exons ATGGAGACGGACTACTTGACAGAATTTCCCCTCGCTCACATAGATCGTCGTCCAAGGAAGAAGGCTAGATTTGCCTGGGATGTTTCCCAATCCAACGCAAAG GCTCAGTCAGACTTGTTTTGTGGGCAAGATGTTGGAAATGGGACAAGCTTTGGACCTTCAAGGGTACTCCCAGACCATCCTAGTCTTTTTGTTAAGGGATTGACTCAAAAAGGCTCTCCCCCATGGCGAGAAGACGACAAAGATGGGCATTACATGTTTGCGCTCGGAGAGAATTTAACTTCTCGCT ATAAAATCCACAGAAAAATTGGTGAAG GCACATTTGGTCAGGTTTTGGAATGCTGGGATAGGGAGACAAAGGAGATGGTGGCCATAAAAGTTGTGAGAAGTATCAAAAAATATCGTGAAGCAGCAATGATTGAAATTGATGTTCTACATTTGCTTGCAAAATATGATAGAACTGGCAGTCG ATGTGTTCGAATACGGAACTGGTTTGATTATCGCAACCATATTTGTATT GTATTTGAGATGCTTGGACCAAGTTTATATGATTTTCTGAGGAAAAACAATTATCGCCCATTTCCAGTTGATCTTGTCCGTGAGCTTGGTCGACAAATGTTGGAATGTGTAGCAT TCATGCATGATATGCGGCTCATTCATACTGACTTAAAACCAGAGAACATACTTTTTGTGTCTTCAGAATATGTGAAAGTGCCTGACTACAAG GTCACTTCCCGATCACCCAAAGAAGGAATATTTCATAAAAGGTTGCCAAGATCTAGTGCTATTAAGGTTATTGATTTTGGCAGCACAGCCTATGAACATCAAGAGCACAACTATATAGTCTCTACTAGGCACTATCGTGCTCCTGAGGTGATTCTTG GACTCGGATGGAATTACCCATGTGATATATGGAGTGTTGGTTGTATCTTGGTGGAACTATGCTCG GGAGAAGCATTGTTTCAGACACATGAGAACTTAGAACATCTAGCGATGATGGAGAGGGTATTAGGCCCAATACCGCAGCATATGCTGAAAAGAGCAGA CCATCATGCCGATAAATACGTGAAAAAGGGTAGATTGGACTGGCCAGAAGGAGCAACCTCTCGTGAAAGTATCAAAGCCGTTCTGAAGTTACCCCGTCTACAG AATCTAATAATGCAGCATGTAGACCACTCAGCTGGGGAGCTCATTGACCTCTTGCAAGGTCTGCTTAGATATGACCCTATTCACAGGCTAACAGCTCGTGAAGCCCTTAGGCATCCATTCTTTACCAGGGATCATTACAGGAGATTTTAG
- the LOC133822212 gene encoding serine/threonine-protein kinase AFC1-like isoform X2 encodes MVAIKVVRSIKKYREAAMIEIDVLHLLAKYDRTGSRCVRIRNWFDYRNHICIVFEMLGPSLYDFLRKNNYRPFPVDLVRELGRQMLECVAFMHDMRLIHTDLKPENILFVSSEYVKVPDYKVTSRSPKEGIFHKRLPRSSAIKVIDFGSTAYEHQEHNYIVSTRHYRAPEVILGLGWNYPCDIWSVGCILVELCSGEALFQTHENLEHLAMMERVLGPIPQHMLKRADHHADKYVKKGRLDWPEGATSRESIKAVLKLPRLQNLIMQHVDHSAGELIDLLQGLLRYDPIHRLTAREALRHPFFTRDHYRRF; translated from the exons ATGGTGGCCATAAAAGTTGTGAGAAGTATCAAAAAATATCGTGAAGCAGCAATGATTGAAATTGATGTTCTACATTTGCTTGCAAAATATGATAGAACTGGCAGTCG ATGTGTTCGAATACGGAACTGGTTTGATTATCGCAACCATATTTGTATT GTATTTGAGATGCTTGGACCAAGTTTATATGATTTTCTGAGGAAAAACAATTATCGCCCATTTCCAGTTGATCTTGTCCGTGAGCTTGGTCGACAAATGTTGGAATGTGTAGCAT TCATGCATGATATGCGGCTCATTCATACTGACTTAAAACCAGAGAACATACTTTTTGTGTCTTCAGAATATGTGAAAGTGCCTGACTACAAG GTCACTTCCCGATCACCCAAAGAAGGAATATTTCATAAAAGGTTGCCAAGATCTAGTGCTATTAAGGTTATTGATTTTGGCAGCACAGCCTATGAACATCAAGAGCACAACTATATAGTCTCTACTAGGCACTATCGTGCTCCTGAGGTGATTCTTG GACTCGGATGGAATTACCCATGTGATATATGGAGTGTTGGTTGTATCTTGGTGGAACTATGCTCG GGAGAAGCATTGTTTCAGACACATGAGAACTTAGAACATCTAGCGATGATGGAGAGGGTATTAGGCCCAATACCGCAGCATATGCTGAAAAGAGCAGA CCATCATGCCGATAAATACGTGAAAAAGGGTAGATTGGACTGGCCAGAAGGAGCAACCTCTCGTGAAAGTATCAAAGCCGTTCTGAAGTTACCCCGTCTACAG AATCTAATAATGCAGCATGTAGACCACTCAGCTGGGGAGCTCATTGACCTCTTGCAAGGTCTGCTTAGATATGACCCTATTCACAGGCTAACAGCTCGTGAAGCCCTTAGGCATCCATTCTTTACCAGGGATCATTACAGGAGATTTTAG